One Cellulosimicrobium protaetiae genomic region harbors:
- the cydD gene encoding thiol reductant ABC exporter subunit CydD, with product MKPLDPRLLRHARAARGYVVLTAVLGFATAALVVAQAIVLASVLAPAIQGTADLADLGPRVGLLAAVVAARAATSWAQERFALRAATRTVAELREQVVTHAVALGPRWLASGRGPEVATLATRGLDALEPYMVRYLPQLLLAATVTPATLAVVLGLDWVSAVVIAVTIPLVPVFMVLVGRLTAGTSERRLVVMQRLGAQVLDLLAGLPTLLAFGRARGPERRVRALGDANRRATMGTLRIAFLSGMVLELLTTLSVAVVAVGVGLRLVHGGMELEPALAVLVLAPEVYLPLRQVGLHFHASTDGIAAAEQAFAVLDEEAPEPGTVAAPSLAGATIALRGVSVRAGDRDVLAPARLDLTLRLGAAPGSTGLAPSGRVVALTGPSGSGKTTTALILLGLVRPDRGTVTLTPPGAEPVDLADLDPTTFWPQVAWLPQRPVLAPGRLRDVVAGGLPVGDADLDRAARTAGLDAVLATLPDGWDTEVGRGGVGLSVGQRQRVALAAALLDDPARVPLVVLDEPTAHLDARGEQVVLDAVRAFRDQGRTVVVVAHRTSLVRAADDVVEVRSAPSGASPAVPTDAAALASTVATSEGRLP from the coding sequence GTGAAGCCGCTCGACCCGCGGCTCCTGCGCCACGCGCGGGCCGCGCGAGGGTACGTCGTCCTGACGGCGGTGCTCGGGTTCGCCACCGCGGCCCTGGTCGTCGCCCAGGCGATCGTCCTCGCGTCGGTCCTCGCACCGGCGATCCAGGGGACGGCCGACCTGGCCGACCTCGGGCCGCGGGTCGGGCTGCTCGCCGCCGTCGTGGCAGCCCGCGCCGCGACCTCGTGGGCGCAGGAGCGGTTCGCGCTGCGGGCCGCGACGCGCACGGTGGCCGAGCTGCGCGAGCAGGTCGTCACGCACGCGGTCGCGCTCGGTCCGCGCTGGCTCGCGTCCGGGCGCGGCCCCGAGGTCGCCACGCTCGCGACGCGCGGGCTCGACGCCCTCGAGCCGTACATGGTGCGCTACCTGCCCCAGCTCCTGCTCGCCGCGACCGTCACGCCCGCGACGCTCGCCGTCGTGCTCGGGCTGGACTGGGTCTCCGCGGTGGTCATCGCGGTGACCATCCCGCTCGTCCCCGTGTTCATGGTGCTCGTCGGGCGGCTCACCGCCGGGACGTCGGAGCGACGCCTCGTCGTCATGCAGCGTCTCGGCGCGCAGGTGCTCGACCTGCTCGCCGGCCTGCCCACCCTCCTCGCGTTCGGCCGAGCGCGCGGCCCGGAACGGCGCGTGCGCGCGCTCGGCGACGCCAACCGGCGCGCCACCATGGGCACGCTGCGCATCGCCTTCCTCTCCGGCATGGTCCTGGAGCTCCTCACGACCCTCTCCGTCGCCGTCGTGGCGGTGGGCGTCGGGCTGCGCCTCGTGCACGGGGGGATGGAGCTCGAGCCCGCGCTCGCGGTCCTCGTGCTCGCGCCCGAGGTCTACCTCCCGCTGCGGCAAGTCGGCCTCCACTTCCACGCCTCGACCGACGGCATCGCCGCCGCCGAGCAGGCGTTCGCGGTCCTCGACGAGGAGGCTCCGGAGCCCGGGACCGTCGCCGCTCCGTCGCTCGCCGGAGCCACGATCGCCCTGCGCGGCGTGAGCGTCCGCGCGGGCGACCGTGACGTGCTCGCGCCGGCGCGCCTCGACCTCACGCTCCGGCTCGGTGCCGCCCCCGGCTCCACCGGGCTGGCGCCGTCGGGTCGGGTCGTGGCCCTCACCGGCCCGAGCGGGTCCGGCAAGACGACGACCGCGCTCATCCTCCTCGGCCTCGTCCGCCCCGACCGTGGCACAGTCACCCTGACCCCGCCGGGCGCGGAGCCGGTCGACCTCGCCGACCTCGACCCGACCACCTTCTGGCCCCAGGTGGCCTGGCTCCCCCAGCGCCCGGTGCTCGCGCCGGGCCGCCTGCGCGACGTCGTCGCGGGCGGCCTGCCCGTGGGCGACGCCGACCTGGACCGCGCGGCCCGCACCGCCGGCCTCGACGCCGTCCTCGCGACGCTCCCCGACGGCTGGGACACCGAGGTCGGGCGCGGCGGCGTCGGCCTGAGCGTGGGCCAGCGCCAGCGCGTCGCGCTGGCCGCCGCGCTGCTCGACGACCCCGCACGCGTCCCGCTCGTCGTCCTCGACGAGCCGACGGCCCACCTCGACGCACGCGGCGAGCAGGTCGTGCTCGACGCCGTGCGCGCGTTCCGCGACCAGGGCCGCACCGTCGTCGTCGTGGCTCACCGCACCTCGCTCGTCCGGGCCGCGGACGACGTCGTCGAGGTCCGCTCCGCGCCGTCGGGCGCCTCCCCCGCCGTCCCCACCGACGCGGCCGCGCTCGCCTCCACCGTCGCGACGTCCGAGGGGAGGCTCCCGTGA
- a CDS encoding NAD(P)-dependent oxidoreductase: MKILVPGTIALDVPGGPGDDVVRYDAEAPFRPADADAEVLVVWGNTPGNLADAAARLTRLRWVQTLAAGPDAVLAAGFGPDVTITSGRSLHDGPVAEHALALVLAAVRRLDVLGAAQREHRWDAVVNRAQADPATASRYTLDGARVTIWGFGSIAARLAPLLAALGAEVMGVAGSRGERHGFPVVTDDDLPDVLATTDVLVSLLPALGTTRRALDAARIDQLPDHAVFVNVGRGATVDEDALVAALREGRLGGAALDVTETEPLPEGSPLWDAPHLILTPHVAGNRPQHGSDLVNANLDALRAGRELRNVVPR, encoded by the coding sequence GTGAAGATCCTCGTGCCCGGCACCATCGCCCTCGACGTGCCCGGGGGTCCCGGCGACGACGTCGTCCGCTACGACGCCGAGGCGCCGTTCCGGCCCGCGGACGCCGACGCCGAGGTGCTCGTGGTCTGGGGCAACACCCCCGGGAACCTCGCCGACGCCGCCGCGCGGCTCACGCGCCTGCGCTGGGTCCAGACGCTCGCCGCCGGTCCTGACGCCGTCCTCGCGGCCGGGTTCGGCCCGGACGTGACGATCACGTCGGGTCGTTCGCTCCACGACGGCCCGGTCGCCGAGCACGCGCTCGCGCTCGTCCTCGCGGCGGTGCGGCGCCTCGACGTGCTCGGTGCCGCGCAGCGCGAGCACCGGTGGGACGCCGTCGTGAACCGGGCGCAGGCCGACCCGGCCACCGCGTCGCGCTACACGCTCGACGGTGCGCGCGTGACGATCTGGGGGTTCGGCTCGATCGCCGCACGGCTCGCGCCGCTCCTCGCCGCCCTGGGCGCCGAGGTCATGGGCGTCGCGGGCAGTCGCGGCGAGCGCCACGGCTTTCCCGTCGTGACCGACGACGACCTGCCGGACGTGCTCGCGACGACGGACGTCCTCGTCTCCCTGCTGCCCGCGCTCGGCACGACACGGCGCGCGCTCGACGCCGCCCGGATCGACCAGCTCCCCGACCACGCGGTCTTCGTCAACGTCGGCCGCGGCGCCACCGTGGACGAGGACGCGCTCGTCGCCGCGCTGCGGGAGGGGCGTCTGGGCGGCGCGGCCCTGGACGTCACCGAGACCGAGCCCCTCCCGGAGGGGTCACCCCTGTGGGACGCCCCGCACCTGATCCTCACCCCGCACGTCGCGGGCAACCGACCCCAGCACGGGTCGGACCTCGTGAACGCCAACCTCGACGCGCTCCGCGCCGGCCGCGAGCTCCGCAACGTCGTCCCCCGCTGA
- the cydC gene encoding thiol reductant ABC exporter subunit CydC, translated as MSGPRRRLAADPLWRAVKLLDVRWRRVVWAVVLGTLSLGSAVGLAAAAAWLIARASQMPPVLTLSVAVVAVRAFGISRGVFRYLERLASHDVALRGMAALRANLYTALAQGSPGALVGLRRGDLLARVGADVDAVGDLVVRALVPAGVALAVSVGSVVLVGAFLPAAGVTLALCLLLAAVLAPWLSARSAREVEARGATTRAAMTATTLEILEQSGPLAVSGRLGARLDDLRATDRALARVTDDGARPAGVSAGIAALAVGLAVLASLLLGIPAVTAGTLAPVELSVIVLTPLAVFEAANALPAAAVQLHRSRQAATRVVALLDGPDHGVPPAVTPAAPGGSGAPSPGDDVTLELDGVAAGWPGTARVVVEGVDLCLRPGRAVAVVGPSGVGKTTLLATAAGLVPALAGRATLDGADVSALPREAAARGVVLVAEDAHVFDTTVLENLRVARGDVTVQDATAALRAVGLDPWLSALPDGVETLLGPDATTVSGGERRRLLVARALLSPAPLLLLDEPAEHLDAAGADALVRHLVATTRGSTGGSADDGRRGVVLATHRLSALEAVDEVLLLGVPDGSPDDVPARVVARGTHADLMALPAYRWALEQEAPAPRRQT; from the coding sequence GTGAGCGGGCCACGCCGCCGTCTCGCGGCAGACCCGTTGTGGCGCGCCGTCAAGCTCCTCGACGTGCGCTGGCGTCGCGTCGTGTGGGCCGTGGTGCTCGGCACGCTCTCGCTCGGCAGCGCGGTCGGGCTCGCCGCGGCGGCCGCGTGGCTCATCGCGCGCGCCTCGCAGATGCCACCCGTGCTCACGCTGTCCGTCGCGGTCGTGGCCGTGCGCGCGTTCGGGATCTCGCGCGGCGTGTTCCGCTACCTCGAGCGCCTCGCCTCGCACGACGTCGCGCTGCGCGGCATGGCCGCCCTGCGCGCCAACCTCTACACCGCCCTCGCGCAGGGCTCGCCGGGCGCCCTCGTCGGGCTGCGCCGTGGCGACCTGCTGGCACGGGTCGGCGCGGACGTCGACGCCGTGGGGGACCTCGTCGTGCGTGCGCTCGTCCCCGCCGGGGTCGCGCTCGCCGTGTCCGTGGGCTCCGTGGTGCTCGTCGGTGCCTTCCTGCCCGCCGCCGGCGTCACCCTCGCGCTGTGCCTGCTCCTCGCCGCTGTCCTCGCGCCGTGGCTCTCGGCGCGGTCCGCGCGCGAGGTCGAGGCGCGCGGCGCGACGACGCGCGCGGCGATGACCGCGACGACGCTCGAGATCCTCGAGCAGTCCGGCCCCCTCGCCGTCTCCGGTCGTCTCGGCGCGCGCCTCGACGACCTGCGCGCGACGGACCGGGCGCTCGCCCGGGTGACCGACGACGGTGCGCGACCCGCGGGGGTCTCCGCGGGGATCGCCGCGCTCGCGGTCGGGCTGGCGGTGCTCGCGTCGCTCCTCCTCGGTATCCCCGCGGTCACGGCGGGGACGCTCGCGCCCGTCGAGCTGTCCGTGATCGTGCTCACGCCGCTCGCGGTGTTCGAGGCCGCGAACGCCCTGCCGGCCGCCGCCGTCCAGCTCCACCGCTCTCGGCAGGCGGCGACGCGCGTCGTCGCGCTCCTCGACGGGCCCGATCACGGCGTGCCACCGGCGGTCACGCCCGCCGCGCCGGGTGGGTCAGGCGCGCCGTCGCCCGGCGACGACGTCACTCTCGAGCTCGACGGCGTCGCCGCGGGCTGGCCGGGGACGGCACGCGTCGTCGTCGAGGGCGTGGACCTCTGCCTGCGACCCGGCCGTGCGGTCGCGGTCGTGGGTCCGTCCGGCGTCGGGAAGACGACGCTGCTCGCCACCGCCGCGGGGCTCGTCCCCGCGCTCGCGGGCCGGGCCACGCTCGACGGGGCCGACGTGAGCGCCCTCCCCCGGGAGGCGGCGGCCCGCGGCGTCGTCCTCGTCGCCGAGGACGCGCACGTCTTCGACACGACGGTCCTGGAGAACCTGCGCGTGGCTCGGGGGGACGTCACGGTCCAGGACGCGACGGCAGCCCTGCGCGCCGTCGGCCTGGACCCCTGGCTGTCCGCGCTGCCCGACGGGGTCGAGACCCTGCTCGGCCCCGACGCGACGACGGTCTCCGGCGGTGAGCGGCGGCGCCTGCTCGTCGCCCGCGCGCTCCTGTCCCCCGCGCCGCTGCTCCTGCTCGACGAGCCGGCGGAGCACCTCGACGCGGCCGGGGCCGACGCGCTCGTCCGCCACCTCGTCGCGACGACGCGCGGGTCGACGGGCGGGTCGGCCGATGACGGGCGCCGCGGCGTCGTCCTCGCGACGCACCGGCTCAGCGCGCTCGAGGCGGTCGACGAGGTACTGCTCCTCGGCGTCCCCGACGGCTCGCCCGACGACGTCCCGGCACGCGTCGTCGCACGCGGCACGCACGCCGACCTGATGGCCCTGCCCGCCTACCGCTGGGCGCTCGAGCAGGAGGCACCGGCACCGCGCCGACAGACCTGA
- the cydB gene encoding cytochrome d ubiquinol oxidase subunit II, whose translation MDLAVVWFVLIAVLWTGYLVLEGFDFGVGMLLSILPRGDKEHREKERRVLINTIGPVWDGNEVWLLTAGGATFAAFPEWYATLFSGFYLPLLLILVALIVRGVAFEYRGKIRDEGWARRCDVAIQVGSWVPAVLWGVAFANLVRGVQLDADHQFVGGFFSLLSPFALLGGLVTLSLFLLHGSVFVALKTDGEIRARARQHASVFGVAALVLAGGWAVWAQVAYSVPWTWAAVLLAAGGLVAALVANRRGAEGWAFTASAVTIVAAVVLIFGSMYPDVMPAVDPANSLTIHNASSTDYTLTVMTWVAVILTPLVIAYQSWTYWVFRRRLSTKDIPAPAGLSLKKVREAAFGGASSGGSAGRDLGTGGSGDA comes from the coding sequence GTGGATCTCGCCGTCGTCTGGTTCGTGCTCATCGCGGTCCTGTGGACCGGCTACCTCGTGCTCGAGGGCTTCGACTTCGGGGTCGGCATGCTGCTGTCGATCCTCCCGCGCGGTGACAAGGAGCACCGGGAGAAGGAGCGCCGCGTCCTCATCAACACCATCGGCCCGGTCTGGGACGGGAACGAGGTCTGGCTGCTCACCGCGGGCGGCGCGACGTTCGCCGCCTTCCCCGAGTGGTACGCGACCCTCTTCTCGGGCTTCTACCTGCCGCTCCTGCTCATCCTCGTCGCGCTCATCGTGCGCGGCGTCGCGTTCGAGTACCGCGGCAAGATCCGCGACGAGGGCTGGGCGCGGCGCTGCGACGTCGCGATCCAGGTCGGGTCGTGGGTGCCCGCCGTGCTGTGGGGGGTCGCGTTCGCCAACCTCGTGCGCGGCGTGCAGCTCGACGCCGACCACCAGTTCGTGGGCGGGTTCTTCTCGCTCCTGTCGCCGTTCGCGCTGCTCGGCGGCCTCGTCACGCTGAGCCTGTTCCTGCTGCACGGCTCGGTGTTCGTCGCCCTCAAGACGGACGGCGAGATCCGCGCCCGGGCCCGCCAGCACGCCTCGGTCTTCGGGGTCGCGGCGCTCGTGCTCGCGGGCGGCTGGGCCGTGTGGGCCCAGGTCGCGTACTCCGTGCCATGGACGTGGGCGGCCGTCCTGCTGGCCGCCGGTGGCCTCGTCGCGGCGCTCGTCGCCAACCGGCGTGGCGCCGAGGGCTGGGCGTTCACCGCTTCCGCGGTGACGATCGTCGCGGCCGTCGTGCTGATCTTCGGGTCGATGTACCCCGACGTCATGCCCGCGGTCGACCCCGCGAACTCCCTGACGATCCACAACGCGTCGTCCACGGACTACACGCTCACGGTGATGACCTGGGTCGCGGTGATCCTCACGCCGCTCGTCATCGCCTACCAGTCGTGGACCTACTGGGTGTTCCGCCGCCGGCTGTCGACGAAGGACATCCCCGCGCCCGCCGGCCTCTCGCTCAAGAAGGTCCGCGAGGCGGCGTTCGGCGGGGCGTCCTCCGGCGGCTCGGCGGGCCGGGACCTCGGGACCGGCGGGTCGGGAGACGCGTGA
- a CDS encoding cytochrome ubiquinol oxidase subunit I — translation MEALDLARWQFAITTVYHFIFVPLTIGLSPLVAIMQTAWVRTGNERWLRLTKFFGKLLLINFALGVVTGIVQEFQFGMNWSEYSRFVGDVFGAPLAMEALAAFFIESTFLGLWIFGWDRLNKKVHLACIWAVAIATNLSAFFILAANSWMQHPVGAIYNPETGRAEMNDIGAVLTNNTLLAAFPHQITATFLTAGTFVTGIAAWWMVRLVRTRKAENIELARDVYRPAVTLGVVAMLVGGIGVAVSGDIQGKIMYEQQPGKMSSAEALCEGQEAAAFSILTIGDLSNSCENVTHLIEIPGLASYLGTGHFSGPESYLPGVEDVQEQMTERYGDVTASGDPVTYTPNLAMTYWSFRLMIGMAAGSVLLALMALWLTRKGRVTDNVWFARVGLIAIPMPFLANSFGWIFTEMGRQPWVVAPNPTGIDQIRLLTERGVSTVVSPGVVLTSMIVFTLLYGALAAVWFTLMRRYAIEGVPLVVHDESPEAQEPPDDGTEAADRPLSFAY, via the coding sequence GTGGAAGCCCTGGATCTCGCCCGGTGGCAGTTCGCCATCACGACCGTCTACCACTTCATCTTCGTCCCGCTGACGATCGGGCTCTCACCCCTCGTCGCGATCATGCAGACGGCCTGGGTGCGCACCGGCAACGAGCGGTGGCTGCGCCTGACCAAGTTCTTCGGCAAGCTCCTGCTCATCAACTTCGCGCTCGGCGTCGTGACGGGCATCGTGCAGGAGTTCCAGTTCGGCATGAACTGGAGCGAGTACTCGCGGTTCGTCGGCGACGTGTTCGGCGCACCGCTCGCCATGGAGGCGCTCGCCGCGTTCTTCATCGAGTCGACGTTCCTGGGTCTGTGGATCTTCGGCTGGGACCGGCTCAACAAGAAGGTGCACCTCGCGTGCATCTGGGCCGTGGCGATCGCGACGAACCTCTCCGCGTTCTTCATCCTCGCCGCGAACTCGTGGATGCAGCACCCCGTGGGCGCGATCTACAACCCCGAGACCGGTCGCGCCGAGATGAACGACATCGGCGCCGTCCTCACCAACAACACGCTCCTCGCAGCGTTCCCGCACCAGATCACGGCGACATTCCTCACCGCGGGGACGTTCGTCACCGGCATCGCCGCCTGGTGGATGGTCCGGCTCGTCCGCACCCGGAAGGCCGAGAACATCGAGCTCGCGCGCGACGTCTACCGCCCGGCGGTCACCCTCGGCGTCGTCGCGATGCTCGTCGGCGGGATCGGCGTCGCCGTCTCCGGCGACATCCAGGGCAAGATCATGTACGAGCAGCAGCCGGGCAAGATGTCGTCGGCCGAGGCGCTGTGCGAGGGCCAGGAGGCCGCCGCGTTCTCCATCCTCACCATCGGTGACCTGTCGAACTCGTGCGAGAACGTCACGCACCTCATCGAGATCCCGGGCCTCGCGTCGTACCTCGGCACCGGCCACTTCTCCGGGCCCGAGAGCTACCTGCCCGGGGTCGAGGACGTCCAGGAGCAGATGACCGAGCGCTACGGCGACGTCACCGCCTCCGGCGACCCGGTCACGTACACGCCCAACCTCGCGATGACGTACTGGTCCTTCCGGCTCATGATCGGCATGGCCGCCGGCTCCGTGCTCCTCGCGCTCATGGCGCTCTGGCTCACGCGCAAGGGCCGCGTCACGGACAACGTGTGGTTCGCCCGTGTGGGCCTCATCGCGATCCCCATGCCCTTCCTCGCGAACTCGTTCGGCTGGATCTTCACCGAGATGGGCCGCCAGCCGTGGGTCGTCGCCCCGAACCCCACGGGCATCGACCAGATCCGCCTGCTCACCGAGCGGGGCGTGTCGACCGTGGTGAGCCCCGGCGTCGTGCTCACGTCGATGATCGTGTTCACGCTCCTGTACGGCGCGCTCGCCGCCGTCTGGTTCACGCTCATGCGCCGCTACGCGATCGAGGGCGTGCCGCTCGTCGTGCACGACGAGTCGCCCGAGGCGCAGGAGCCGCCCGACGACGGCACCGAGGCCGCAGACCGACCGCTGTCCTTCGCGTACTGA
- the rpmF gene encoding 50S ribosomal protein L32, producing the protein MAVPKRKMSRSNTRARRSQWKTTAANLTTCPQCKGDKLSHAACPTCGTYKGRQYAEALRTEHAG; encoded by the coding sequence GTGGCTGTTCCGAAGCGCAAGATGTCGCGCAGCAACACCCGTGCGCGTCGTTCGCAGTGGAAGACGACCGCCGCGAACCTCACCACCTGCCCGCAGTGCAAGGGCGACAAGCTGTCGCACGCGGCGTGCCCGACGTGCGGTACCTACAAGGGCCGCCAGTACGCCGAGGCGCTGCGCACCGAGCACGCAGGCTGA
- a CDS encoding YceD family protein: MRTVVATVPAPADLGTAVIGIPEGSELELDLRLEAVMEGVLVSGTVTGHAVGECARCLDTVHEDVTVELGELFAYPERAKAAQESGDDLEDAEDVYDLDGDLADIEPALRDSVVTALPFSPVCRADCPGLCSECGARLADDPGHAHELVDPRWSALESMFDTSNVSDETKES, translated from the coding sequence ATGCGGACGGTCGTCGCGACCGTCCCTGCGCCCGCCGACCTGGGCACGGCCGTGATCGGGATCCCCGAGGGCAGCGAGCTCGAGCTCGACCTGCGCCTCGAGGCGGTCATGGAGGGCGTGCTGGTCTCGGGGACGGTGACGGGCCACGCGGTCGGGGAGTGCGCGCGCTGCCTCGACACGGTCCACGAGGACGTCACGGTCGAGCTCGGGGAGCTCTTCGCCTACCCCGAGCGCGCGAAGGCCGCCCAGGAGTCGGGCGACGACCTCGAGGACGCCGAGGACGTCTACGACCTCGACGGTGACCTCGCTGACATCGAGCCCGCGCTACGGGATTCGGTCGTCACTGCACTACCATTCAGTCCGGTGTGCCGAGCGGACTGCCCGGGGCTGTGCTCCGAGTGCGGGGCGCGTCTCGCGGACGACCCCGGGCACGCACACGAACTCGTCGACCCTCGCTGGTCGGCGCTGGAGAGCATGTTCGACACCTCGAACGTGTCCGACGAGACGAAAGAGAGCTAG
- the mutM gene encoding bifunctional DNA-formamidopyrimidine glycosylase/DNA-(apurinic or apyrimidinic site) lyase: protein MPELPEVETVRDGLARHVLGARVVDVEVLRDYSVRRHDGGPAGFRDQLLGQRLVSAVRRGKFLWLPLVPGGAEERPDDDPAAALLAHLGMSGQLLVRSGPGLGERSPHLRVRLVLEPDGAGPAGALALDFVDQRTFGHLSVQDLVPTPDGAPGGLGSDLAAVPGPVAHIGRDLLDPALRRDDVVDAIRRRRTGVKRALLDQTVVSGVGNIYADEALWRARLHFARATDTLRRPEAHRLLDAAAEVMTEALAQGGTSFDALYVNVNGQSGYFSRSLAVYGQEGEPCPRCGAPVRRDEFMNRSSYTCPRCQPRPRNGRW from the coding sequence GTGCCTGAGCTGCCCGAGGTCGAGACCGTCCGGGACGGTCTCGCCCGCCACGTGCTGGGCGCCCGGGTCGTCGACGTCGAGGTGCTGCGCGACTACAGCGTGCGGCGACACGACGGCGGCCCGGCCGGCTTCCGGGACCAGCTCCTCGGCCAGCGGCTCGTCAGCGCCGTCCGGCGCGGCAAGTTCCTCTGGCTCCCGCTCGTCCCGGGCGGTGCGGAGGAGAGGCCGGACGACGACCCGGCGGCCGCGCTCCTGGCGCACCTGGGGATGTCGGGCCAGCTCCTCGTGCGCTCGGGGCCGGGCCTCGGCGAGCGGTCGCCCCACCTGCGCGTGCGGCTCGTGCTCGAGCCCGACGGCGCGGGCCCGGCGGGCGCGCTCGCGCTCGACTTCGTCGACCAGCGCACGTTCGGGCACCTGTCCGTCCAGGATCTCGTGCCCACGCCCGACGGCGCCCCGGGCGGCCTCGGGTCCGACCTCGCCGCGGTCCCCGGCCCGGTCGCGCACATCGGCCGCGACCTGCTCGACCCCGCGCTGCGGCGCGACGACGTCGTGGACGCGATCCGTCGTCGTCGGACGGGGGTGAAGCGTGCCCTGCTCGACCAGACGGTCGTTTCCGGGGTGGGCAACATCTACGCGGACGAGGCGCTGTGGCGAGCGCGCCTGCACTTCGCGCGCGCCACCGACACGCTGCGCCGCCCGGAGGCGCACCGTCTCCTGGACGCGGCTGCGGAGGTCATGACCGAGGCGCTCGCTCAGGGCGGCACGAGCTTCGACGCGCTGTACGTCAACGTCAACGGGCAGTCGGGCTACTTCTCGCGCTCGCTCGCGGTGTACGGGCAGGAGGGCGAGCCGTGCCCGCGCTGCGGGGCGCCGGTGCGTCGCGACGAGTTCATGAACCGGTCGTCCTACACGTGCCCGCGCTGCCAGCCGCGCCCGCGCAACGGCCGCTGGTGA
- the rnc gene encoding ribonuclease III, with amino-acid sequence MAPAAPASGLLEKLGVHLDPELLVLALTHRSFAHENGGIPTNERLEFLGDTVLGLVVTETLYRRHPDLSEGELAKMRAATVSQKSLAAIARRLGLGQYVLLGKGEIRTRGNDKDSILSDTVEAIIGAVYLSHGLEPARGLVLQLVEPTLSAAAGLGAGLDWKTSLQEAAAAAGLSAPSYSSDAVGPDHARVFTSYVHLDGRLYGTGSGTAKKYAEQEAAERAYRALATEQAEKRSADERPAEAVEDAGA; translated from the coding sequence GTGGCACCGGCTGCACCGGCATCCGGTCTTCTCGAGAAGCTCGGGGTCCATCTGGACCCCGAGCTTCTCGTGCTTGCGCTCACGCACCGGTCGTTCGCGCACGAGAACGGCGGCATCCCCACGAACGAGCGTCTCGAGTTCCTCGGTGACACCGTCCTGGGCCTCGTCGTCACGGAGACCCTCTACCGACGGCACCCCGACCTGTCCGAGGGCGAGCTCGCCAAGATGCGCGCCGCGACCGTGTCGCAGAAGTCGCTCGCGGCGATCGCGCGGAGGCTCGGCCTGGGTCAGTACGTGCTGCTCGGCAAGGGGGAGATCCGCACGCGCGGCAACGACAAGGACTCGATCCTGTCCGACACCGTCGAGGCGATCATCGGCGCGGTCTACCTGAGCCACGGCCTCGAGCCCGCGCGCGGGCTCGTGCTGCAGCTCGTCGAGCCGACGCTGTCCGCGGCGGCCGGGCTGGGTGCCGGGCTCGACTGGAAGACGTCGCTCCAGGAGGCCGCGGCCGCGGCGGGCCTGAGCGCTCCCTCCTACTCGAGCGACGCCGTCGGACCCGACCACGCACGCGTCTTCACGTCGTACGTCCACCTCGACGGCCGCCTGTACGGCACCGGCAGCGGGACCGCCAAGAAGTACGCCGAGCAGGAGGCCGCCGAGCGCGCCTACCGGGCTCTGGCGACCGAGCAGGCGGAGAAGCGCTCGGCCGACGAGCGCCCGGCGGAGGCGGTCGAGGACGCCGGTGCCTGA